A region from the Manihot esculenta cultivar AM560-2 chromosome 13, M.esculenta_v8, whole genome shotgun sequence genome encodes:
- the LOC110630578 gene encoding lysine-rich arabinogalactan protein 18, producing the protein MDRKSVFTVALMCVIVAGVGGQAPTSAPTATPVTPEAPVAAPAKAPAKPKSPAPVTAPVSSPPAASPTKQTVPAPAQTPLATPPPAAAPVSSPPAVTPVSSPPAPVPVSSPPAKSPAKSPPAPAPVTPPTSSPPETAPSVPVVAPTAEVPAPTPSKKKPKKKHTAPAPAPELSSPPAPPTESPGPSAEANSPGPSVADESGAETIKSLQKMVGGLAAGLALMALIF; encoded by the exons ATGGATCGTAAAAGCGTGTTTACTGTAGCATTAATGTGTGTCATTGTCGCTGGTGTCGGTGGCCAAGCTCCCACGTCGGCTCCTACTGCTACTCCGGTGACCCCTGAAGCGCCTGTTGCTGCACCAGCTAAGGCTCCTGCAAAACCTAAATCACCTGCTCCAGTTACCGCTCCTGTATCTTCACCACCGGCTGCTTCACCTACTAAACAAACCGTGCCAGCTCCGGCTCAGACTCCATTGGCTACACCACCACCTGCCGCCGCTCCTGTTAGCTCGCCACCTGCCGTCACTCCGGTTAGCTCGCCACCTGCTCCAGTTCCCGTGAGCTCTCCGCCAGCTAAATCTCCAGCCAAATCTCCTCCTGCACCTGCACCAGTTACTCCACCAACAAGCTCCCCTCCTGAAACTGCTCCTTCTGTTCCGGTGGTTGCACCTACAGCAGAGGTTCCTGCACCGACTCCAAGCAaaaagaagccgaagaagaagcACACTGCTCCAGCTCCTGCTCCTGAGTTGTCGAGCCCACCTGCTCCACCAACCGAGTCACCTGGACCTAGCGCTGAAGCCAACTCACCTGGACCCTCTGTGGCTGATGAG AGCGGAGCAGAGACGATTAAGAGCCTGCAGAAGATGGTAGGAGGATTGGCAGCGGGATTGGCGTTGATGGCTTTGATATTCTAG